The Pseudomonas entomophila genome segment GGCGGCTGCTCGGCGAGGCTATCTGCGGCCAGCAGAGCGGGCGCTTCGACCTGTTCGCCAAGGTGCCGCACACCACCTTCCCGGGCGGTAAGCTGCTGCGTTCACCGTTGTTGGCGTTGGGGATGCTCTGGTACCGGCTCAAAGAATTGGCCTGAGTCGACCCCGTTCGCCGGCAAGCCGGCGAACAGGCTCCATTCACTCCCGCCAGAACGGCTTGCACCCCTCCTCGCGGGCCTGTTCCCAGGTCAACCCGATGTCGCGCAGTTGGCGGGCATCCAGTTCCAACAGGGCCTTGCGGGTGCGCCAGCGATGCAGCATCAGGCCCCAGTGACTCAAGCCAGTGGATGGGTTGTAGACTTTGGTTCGCCCCCCCTCCTCCAGTTCCTTGGCCAACAGTTGCACGCGCACATCACTCAAGCCGCTCATCGCTGCGATCTCCCGATCAGTGGTTACCGTGGAACAAGCATGCGCGCTCACGCCGTCGACAATACAGACTCAAAGACGGCTTATTATTCCCATACAGAATTGGCGAGAAGCGGGCTGAATGGCGTATTTTTGCGCGATCTGTACTGGTCAGCACCCACACAGAACCCCAGGAGTATGCCGTGACCCTCTACCTCAACCTGGCCGAGTTGCTCGGCGCCCGCATCGAACAGGGCCTGTACCGCCCCGGCCAGCGCCTGCCCTCGGTACGCACCCTGAGCGTCGAGCACGGCGTCAGCCTGAGCACCGTGCAGCAGGCCTACCGCCTGCTGGAGGACAACGGCCTGGTGTCACCACGGCCCAAGTCCGGTTACTTCGTCGCCGAGGACCGCAACCTCCCGGCCCTGCCCGATATCAGCCGCCCCGTCCAGCGACCTGTGGATATCTCCCAGTGGGAGCAGGTGCTGGAACTGGTGCGTGCCACGCCGCGCCCCGACGTGATCCAGCTCGGCCGTGGCATGCCCGACGTCGCCAGCCCCACGCTCAAGCCGCTGCTGCGCAGCCTGGCGCAGATCAGCCGGCGCATGGACATGCCCGGCTTGTACTACGACAACATCCACGGCAACGCCCACCTGCGCGAACAGATCGCCCGCCTGATGCTCGACTCCGGCTGCCGCCTGGGGCCGAGCGACCTGGTGGTGACCACCGGCTGCCACGAGGCGCTGTCATGCAGCATCCGCGCCGTCTGCCAGCCCGGCGACATCGTCGCGGTCGATTCGCCCAGCTTCCACGGCGCCATGCAGACGCTCAAGGGCCTGGGCATGAAAGCCCTGGAGATCCCCACCGACCCGATTACCGGCATCAGCCTGGAGGCCCTGGAACTGGCCCTCGAGCAGTGGCCGATCAAGCTCATCCAGATCACCCCCAACTGCAACAATCCCCTCGGTTACATCATGCCCGAGGCGCGCAAGCAGGCCCTGCTGACCCTCGCCCAACGCTACGACGTGGCCATTCTCGAGGACGACGTGTACGGCGATCTCGCGTACACCTACCCACGCCCACGCACCATCAAGTCGTTCGACGACGATGGTCGCGTGCTGCTCTGCAGCTCGTTCTCCAAGACCCTCGCCCCTGGCCTGCGGGTCGGCTGGGTGGCGCCGGGGCGCTATCTGGAGCGGGTGCTGCACATGAAATACATCAGCACCGGCAGCACCGCCTGCCAACCGCAACTGGCCATCGCCGATTTCATCGCCGAAGGCCATTACCAGCCGCACCTGCGGCGCATGCGCAGCCAGTACCAGCGCGGCCGCGACCAGATGTGCGACTGGGTGGCCCGCTACTTCCCGCCCGGCACCCGCGCCAGCCGCCCCCAGGGTGGCTTCATGCTGTGGGTGGAGTTGCCGGAAAGTTTCGACACGCTGCGCCTGAACCGCGCTTTACTGGAGCAGGGGGTGCAGATCGCCGTCGGCAGTATCTTCTCGGCCTCGGGCAAGTATCGCCATTGCCTGCGCATGAACTTCGCCGCGCGGCCCACGCCGCAGATCGAAGCCGCCGTGCGCAAGGTCGGTGAAACCGCCCTTCGTCTACTGGATCCGCAAGGCGCCGACAGGTAACGTTGCGCCGCCCCGCACCGCTCACCCGCCGTACAGGACGATCGACCCTTGAGACTCCAGCGAGCCCTGCCTCTGCTGTTGGCGCTACTGCTCGGCCTTGCGGGCTGCGCCAGCCTCGACACACCTCGCGAAGTCAGCCAGGCCCTGCCGGCGGCCGACTCGGCGTTCGGCCGCTCGGTGCTGCGCCAGGCCGCGCCTTATGGCGGGCGTTCGGGCTTTCGCCTGCTACCCAACAGCAACGAGGCGTTTCGCGCCCGTGCCGAGCTGATCCGCAACGCCCAGGCGAGCATCGACCTGCAGTACTACATCGTCCACGACGGCCTCAGCACCCGCGCCCTGGTCCACGAGCTGCTGCGCGCCGCCGACCGCGGCGTGCGCGTGCGCATCCTGCTCGACGACACCACCAGCGACGGCCTCGACAACCTGATCGGCACCCTCGCCGCCCATCCGAATATCCACATCCGCGTGTTCAACCCACTGCACCTGGGGCGCGAAACCGGTGCCACCCGCGCCATGGGCCGGCTGTTCAACCTGTCACGCCAGCACCGGCGCATGCACAACAAGTTGTTCCTGGCGGACAACAGCATGGCCATCGTCGGCGGGCGCAACCTGGGCGACGAGTACTTCGACGCCGAGCCCAACCTCAACTTCACCGACATCGACCTGCTGGGGGTGGGCCCGGTGGCCGAGCAACTCGGTCACAGCTTCGACCAGTACTGGAACAGCGCCCTGAGCCGCCCCATCGGCGACTTCCTCTGGCGCCAGCCCGACGCCGACGACCTGCACGCCAGCCGTCAACGCCTGGAAACCTGGCTGGCCAAGGCACGGATCGAGCGCAAGGCCTTGTATGACCGGCTGATGGACTACCAGTACCAGCCGCGCCTGGGGCTGTGGCGCAACGAGCTGATCTGGGCCCACAGCCAGGCACTGTGGGATGCGCCGAGCAAGGTCCTGGCCGACGATGAGCCCGACCCGCAGTTGCTGTTGAGCCGACAGTTGGCGCCGGACCTGAACAGCGTCCATCGCGAACTGATCTTGGTCTCGGCCTACTTCGTGCCGGGTGAGACGGGCCTGGTGTACCTGACCGGCCGCGCCGACGCCGGCACCTCGGTCAAGCTGCTGACCAACTCGCTGGAAGCCACCGACGTGCCGGCCGTGCACGGTGGCTACGCGCCCTACCGGCGCGCCCTGCTCGAACATGGCGTGCAACTGTACGAGCTGCGTCGCCAGCCGGGCGAGAAGCGGCCGCGGCATGGCCTGGGTTTCCACGGCAGTTCCGATTCGAGCCTGCACAGCAAGGCGATGGTGTTCGACCGGCGCAAGACCTTCATCGGCTCGTTCAACTTCGACCCGCGCTCGGTGCTGTGGAACACCGAGGTGGGGGTGCTGGTGGACAGCCCGGAACTGGCCGAATACACCCGCGACCTGGCGGTGCAGGGCATGGCGCCAGCCTTGAGCTACCAGCCGATGCTGGTGGGTGGGAAGATGGTCTGGGCCACCGAGGACAATGGCCAGCGGCACATGCTGGTGACTGAGCCCGGGGGGATCTGGCGGCGGCTCAATGCCTGGATCAGCAAGGCGGTCGGGTTGGAGAAGATGTTGTAGCTACCGGCCCATTCGCCGGCAAAGCCGGCTCCTGCAGGGTACAGCGTTTGCCATGCAGGAGCCGGCGAACCGATCAGGCGGACACCGGCTCCAAGGCTCCCCGCCTACGGATCAACACCACTAACCCGGCTGCGCCCGCCGCCATCAACAACGGCAATGCATGCCCGCTGATCCACTGGCTGCCCGCCCCGGCCAGCAACGGTCCGATCAGGCAACCGATGCCCCACAGCTGAGCCACATGGGCATTGGCCCGCACCAGTTCGTCATCCCGGTACCGCTCGCCGATCAGCACCAGCGACAGGGTGAACAACCCGCCCGCGCTGGCCCCGAACAGCACCCACAACGGCCAGATCACCGGCGTGTGCAGCAGCAGCGGAATCGCCAGGCTGCTGGCCAGCAAGGTCAGCGCACACCCACCGAACAGCGAACGACGGGACATCCGGTCGGCCAGCGCGCCAATGGGCAGCTGCAGCACCGCGTCGCCCACCACCACGGTACTGACCATGAACAGCGCCACTTCCGTGGTAAAGCCCTGCTGCAGGCAATACACCGGCAACAATGTGAGAATCATCGCTTCGAAGGCGGCGAACAGCGCGATGGCCCAGGCAATTACCGGCAAGCGCCGGCAGAAGCCGAACAGGTCGCGGAAGGTGACGCTGCACGCCTCGGTGGTCGGCGCACCGCCTCGCCCCAGCAGAATCAAGGGCGCAACCAGCAACAGAGCGGTTGCGGCCCAGAAACCGAAATCGTCGTCCGAACCAAGGAAGCCCAGCACCATGGGCCCGGCCAACTGGCTCAAGGCATAGCTGCTGCCGTACAACGCCACCAGCCGCCCACGCCACTGCTCGACCACCAACTGGTTGATCCAGCTTTCACCAAGGATGAACACCACGGTCAGCGACATGCCGATCATCAGGCGCAGCAGCAACCACAGCGGGTAGCTCGGCAGCAGCGCCACCAGTCCAATAGACAGCGCGCCCCCCCACAAACACAGGCGCATCGCTGCTGGAACGCCGACCCAGCCCGCCAGGCGGCTGGCCACGGCGGCGCCAACCAGCACACCCAACGCCGGCATCGCCGCCATCACCCCGATGGCGAACCCACCGTAGCCCCAAGCCTCCAGGCGCAAGGACACCAGCGGCATGCTCACGCCGAGCGCGAGCCCGACACTGAGCACCGCCGCCAGCACGGCAAAGTAGGTTCCCCAACGCATCACAGCCTCCTTTAGCGCAAATCGTGTATGACAGAGACGACAAAGCCGGGACGGTGTGAACCGGCCCGGCTGTTTCCGGCCCATCGCGGGGCAAGCCCGCGATGGAGACGTCAGCGGATCACAGCTTGATCCAGGTCGCCTTCAGCTCGGTGTACTTCTCCAGCGCATGCAGCGACTTGTCACGGCCATTGCCCGACTGCTTGAAGCCACCGAACGGCGCGGTCATGTCGCCGCCGTCGTACTGGTTGACCCAGACGCTGCCGGCACGCACGGCGCGGGCGGTCTTGTGGGCCTTGGAGATGTCCGAGGTCCAGATGCCGGCCGCCAGGCCATACGGGGTGTCGTTGGCGATGGCGATGGCTTCTTCGGCGGTGTCGAAGGTGATCACCGACAGCACTGGGCCGAAGATTTCTTCCTTGGCGATGCGCATGGCGTTGGTCACACCGTCGAAGATGGTCGGCTCGACGTAGGTGCCACCGGTCTCCTCAAGGGTGCGCTTGCCACCGGCCAGCAGCTTGGCGCCGTCCTGGTGACCGGCGTCGATGTACGACAGCACGGTGTTCATCTGCTGGGTGTCGACCAGCGCACCGACGGTGGTCGCCGGGTCCAGCGGGTTGCCCGGCTTCCAGGCCTTGAGGGCCTCGACCACCATGGGCAGGAACGTGTCCTTGATCGAGCGCTCGACCAGCAGGCGCGAACCCGCGGTGCACACTTCGCCCTGGTTGAAGGCGATGGCACTGGCGGCGGCCTCGGCGGCGGCCTGCAGGTCAGGGGCGTCGGCGAAGACGATGTTCGGGCTCTTGCCACCGGCTTCCAGCCAGACACGCTTCATGTTCGACTCGCCCGCATAGACCATCAACTGCTTGGCGATCTTGGTGGAGCCGGTGAACACCAGGGTATCGACGTCCATGTGCAGGGCCAGGGCTTTGCCCACGGTGTGGCCGTAGCCTGGCAGTACGTTCAGCACGCCTTTCGGGATGCCGGCCTCGATCGCCAGCTGGGCGATGCGGATGGCGGTCAGCGGCGACTTCTCGGACGGCTTGAGCACGATGGAGTTGCCGGTGGCCAGGGCCGGGCCGAGTTTCCAGCAGGCCATCAGCAGCGGGAAGTTCCACGGTACGATGGCACCCACCACGCCCACTGGCTCGCGGGTCACCAGGCCCAGTTGGTCATGCGGGGTCGGGGCGACTTCGTCGTAGACTTTGTCGATGGCTTCGGCAGTCCAGTGGATGGCGTTGGCCGCGCCTGGAATGTCGATGGTAGAGGAGTCACCGATCGGCTTGCCCATGTCGAGGGTTTCGAGCAGGGCCAGCTCTTCGACGTGCTGGCGCAGCAGGCCGGCGAAGCGGATCAGGGTTGCCTTGCGCTTGGCCGGGGCCAGGCGCGACCAGGCGCCGGATTCGAACACGGCGCGGGCGTTCTCCACAGCGCGGTTGGCGTCGGCCAGGTCGCAGCTGGCGACCTTGGCCAGGAAGCGTCCGTCCACCGGGCTCAGGCAGTCGAAGGTGTCACCGGATGCGGCATCGGTGTATTCGCCGTTGATGAAGGCGCGGCCTTCGATCTTCAGTTGCTGGGCACGCTGTTCCCAGTCCGCACGAGTCAGGGTGGTCATAGGAAACTCCTCTCTTGTTAAGGTGCAACGCCGCACTGAGGACTCACGGGCGCTGTCAGAAATTCTGGCCGGGTGACGAACGCACACCGGCATCCGACACCCTAAACCAGGGCGGAGAAACTATCAATATATTTGACACGAATGGCCTAAAAGCCTACTGATGTGCATTTTATTAAACAACAACAGGGTAACCACCATGAGCATTGCCAGCATCGTCGACTTCGCCCAGGTTCTGACCGAGGCCGAACGCTATCGCCCCGCGGCGGAAAAAATCCTCAAGGGCGAGCCTGACCAGGCTGTCTACAATCATTACTCCAGCCCCTGCGGGCAGTTCGCCGCCGGTGTCTGGGAGGGTGAAGTGGGTCAATGGACGGTGAACTACACCGAGCACGAGTACTGCGAGATCGTCCAGGGCGTGTCGGTGCTGCGCGATCAGGAAGGCAATGCCAAGACCCTGCGTGCCGGCGATCGCTTCGTCATCCCGGCCGGCTTCAAGGGCACCTGGGAGGTGCTGGAACCATGCCGCAAGATCTATGTGATGTTCGAGCAGAAGTAACCTTGTGGGGGCGGGCTTGCCCCGCGATTGCCGATTCGCAGGCATAAAAAAACCCGCCACCTTGCGGTTGCGGGTTTTTTCACAGGTTGCCGATCAATTACTTGATCTTGGCTTCCTTGTAGACCACGTGCTTACGAACGACCGGATCGTACTTCTTGATCTCGATCTTGTCCGGCGTGGTGCGCTTGTTCTTGTCGGTGGTGTAGAAGTGGCCAGTGCCAGCACTCGATACCAGACGGATCAATTCACGCATGATGTTCTCCCTTAAACCTTGGCGCCAGCTTTGCGGATGTCGACCAGAACGGCATCGATGCCGCGCTTGTCGATGATACGCATGCCTTTGGCGGAAACGCGCAGACGCACGAAACGATTCTCGGACTCAACCCAGAAACGGTGGTGCTGCAGGTTTGGCAGGAAACGACGACGGGTTTTGTTGTTTGCGTGGGAAATGTTGTTCCCGGTTACTGGACCCTTACCAGTAACTTGACAGACTCTCGACATGCCTCAGCCCTCTAAAACCACATGCCCAACCCGGCATGGGTTGGCCGCTTAATCTCTCAGTCAATGGCGCCAAGGCGCCGTGTTCCTGGGGGTCTTATCAGCCGTGTGCGCTTTCGCGACAGACCGAGCCCCTAGAAAAGAGCGCTGCTTTATACCAGAAAGACTCCGCCACAACAACAGAAGATGAGTTTTCTGGTCGGGCCGAGCGCGCCGGGGCAGCATACCGACTGGGTCGGCAAGCTGTCGACCGCCCGTCGCCGAATTAATACGAAAGGGTGTGGTCATTTGCCCATGTCCGCACTAGGGTAGGACATTTCCTGAGTTTTCCAGACTGCACCGGCAGATGGGACATCGACCAGCCAAGGAGTCACCATGCGTGCCGCCGCTCTCTCCCTCCTGTTCACCACCCTGTGCGCCGCAGGCTTGGCCCAAGCCGCGCCGTTGTCCGTGTGCACCGAAGCCAGCCCCGAAGGCTTCGACGTGGTGCAGTACAACTCGCTGACCACCACCAACGCCTCGGCCGACGTGCTGATGAACCGCCTGGTCGAGTTCGACGCGGGGCTTGGCAAGGTGGTGCCGAGCCTAGCCGAAAGCTGGACGGTGTCGCCGGACGGCCTGATCTACGACTTCAAGCTGCGCCCGGGCGTGAAGTTCCACACCACGCCGTACTTCAAGCCGACCCGCGAACTGGACGCCGATGACGTGCTGTTCAGCTTCCAGCGCATGCTCTACCCGGCCCACGCCTGGCACAAGACTGCCCCAGGTGGTTACCCGCACGCTCAGTCGTTGCAGCTGGGCAGCCTGATCAAGCTGATCGAGGCCCCCGAACCGCACACCGTGCGTTTTACCCTCACCCACCCGGACGCCACCTTCCTGGCCACCCTGAGCATGGGCTTCGCCTCGATCTACTCCGCCGAGTACGCCGACGCCCTGCTCAAGGCCGACACTCCGGAAAAGCTCAACAGCCAGCCAGTGGGCACCGGCCCGTTTGTCTTCCAGCGTTTCCAGAAGGACGCCGTGGTGCGCTATCGCGCCAACCCCGACTACTTTGCCGGCAAGCCGTCCGTCGACCCGCTGGTCTACGCCATCACCCCGGACGCCAACGTGCGCCTGCAGAAGATCAAGCGCGGCGAGTGCCAGGTCGCCCTGTCACCCAAACCGCTGGACGTCGCCGAGGCTGGCAAGGACGGCAACCTCAAGGTGGTCACGACGCCGGCGTTCATGACCGCCTTCGTCGCCATCAACAGCCAGCACCCGCCGCTGGACAAGCCTGAGGTGCGCCAGGCGATCAACCTCGCCTTCGACAAGGCCGCATATTTGAAAGCGGTGTTCGACGACACCGCCACCGCCGCCAACGGCCCGTATCCGCCGAATACCTGGAGTTATGCCAAGGACCTGCCCGGCTACACCCAGGACCCGAAAAAAGCCAAGGCGCTGCTGGCCAAGGTCGGCCTGGCCAACGGTTTCGATACCACGATCTGGACCCGCCCGGCGGGTAGCCTGCTCAACCCCAACCCCAGCCTGGGCGCACAGATGCTGCAGGCGGACCTGGCAAAAGTCGGCATCAAGGCCGAGATCCGCACCATCGAGTGGGGCGAGCTGATTCGCCGCGCCAAGGCCGGCGAGCACGACCTGCTGTTCATGGGCTGGGCCGGCGACAATGGCGACCCGGACAACTTCCTCAGCCCGCAGTTTGCCTGCGCGGCGCTCAAGTCCGGGACCAACTTCGCGCGGTTCTGCGACAACCGCCTGGACCAGCTGATCAACGCAGGCCGCACTACCAATGACCAGAGCGTACGCAGCCGCCTGTACCAGCAGGCGCAGACGCTGATCCAGCAGCAGGCGCTGTGGCTGCCGCTGGCTCACCCGACGGCGGCCGCGCTGCTGCGCCAGGACGTACAGGGTTACCAGGTGAGCCCGTTCGGGCGGCAGGATTTCAGCAAGGTCTCAGTCAACCGCTGACGCCCAATCGCGAGGCAAGCCCACAGTCATTGTGACAGCGGGCTTGCCCCGCGCTGCCTAACCGGCCAGCCACCCATGCTCGACCATCGACAACGGCTCGCCATCACCCACGATGACATGGTCCAGCACTCTCACATCGATTAATGCCAGTGATCGTTTCAAAACAAGCGTCAGGTGCACATCATCCTGACTTGGCTCGCAATTGCCCGACGGATGGTTGTGACAGAGGATCAAGGCCGCAGCGTTGTGCAGCAAAGCCCGTCGCACCACTTCGCGCGGATAGATGCTCGCCCGGTCGATCGTGCCGCGGAACAGGATCTCGAACGCCAGCGGCCTGTGCTTGGTGTCCAGGAACAGACAACCGAACACCTCGCTGGCCTCATGCCGCAGCATCGCCTTCAGGTAACGCCGCACAGCCAGCGGGCTGTCCATGACCGACTCGCGCTCGATGGACGTCGCCAGGTTCCTGCGCCCGATTTCAAGCAAGGCCTGCAACTGGCTGTACCTCACTGGCCCCAGCCCCAGTTCGCCAAGAAACGCCTGTCGATCAGCCTCGAGCACCTGACGCAAGCCGCCGAATTTCAGCAAGAGCCCGCGCGCCAGCTCCAGCACGTTGCGCCCTTTCACGCCGGAGCCGAGAAATACTGCAAGCAGTTCTGCATCGGAAAGGCTGCCAGACCCGCGCTGCAACAACTTCTCTCTCGGCCGTTCTTCAGCCGGCCATTCCCTGATGTTCATCTCCCCTCCTCGCCTGCCACTACGGCCCTTTTGGGCGCTGTGTTAATCTAGTTCGCTTCGAAAATGCGACGATCTGCCGCAGGCAGCTGTCGTCGCCGCCCGCTTTCACTGGAATAAGGCAAGGCCTATGCAGCGGTTGTATCGCAAGCGCATCGTTCTCGGCGTCGGTGGCGGCATCGCCGCCTACAAGAGCGCCGAGCTGATTCGCCGACTCCTGGAACACGGCGCGCAGGTGCGCGTGGTCATGACCCGGGGTGGCGCCGAGTTCATCACCCCGCTCACGCTGCAGGCGCTGTCCGGCCACCCGGTGCATATGGACCTGCTCGACCCCGCCGCCGAAGCGGCCATGGGCCATATCGAGCTGGCCAAGTGGGCCGACTTGGTGCTGATCGCCCCGGCCACCGCCGACCTGCTGGCGCGCATGGCCCAGGGCATGGCCGACGACCTGCTGACCAC includes the following:
- a CDS encoding DUF1127 domain-containing protein, with translation MSGLSDVRVQLLAKELEEGGRTKVYNPSTGLSHWGLMLHRWRTRKALLELDARQLRDIGLTWEQAREEGCKPFWRE
- the rpmG gene encoding 50S ribosomal protein L33; the protein is MRELIRLVSSAGTGHFYTTDKNKRTTPDKIEIKKYDPVVRKHVVYKEAKIK
- a CDS encoding PLP-dependent aminotransferase family protein, whose translation is MTLYLNLAELLGARIEQGLYRPGQRLPSVRTLSVEHGVSLSTVQQAYRLLEDNGLVSPRPKSGYFVAEDRNLPALPDISRPVQRPVDISQWEQVLELVRATPRPDVIQLGRGMPDVASPTLKPLLRSLAQISRRMDMPGLYYDNIHGNAHLREQIARLMLDSGCRLGPSDLVVTTGCHEALSCSIRAVCQPGDIVAVDSPSFHGAMQTLKGLGMKALEIPTDPITGISLEALELALEQWPIKLIQITPNCNNPLGYIMPEARKQALLTLAQRYDVAILEDDVYGDLAYTYPRPRTIKSFDDDGRVLLCSSFSKTLAPGLRVGWVAPGRYLERVLHMKYISTGSTACQPQLAIADFIAEGHYQPHLRRMRSQYQRGRDQMCDWVARYFPPGTRASRPQGGFMLWVELPESFDTLRLNRALLEQGVQIAVGSIFSASGKYRHCLRMNFAARPTPQIEAAVRKVGETALRLLDPQGADR
- the radC gene encoding RadC family protein — encoded protein: MNIREWPAEERPREKLLQRGSGSLSDAELLAVFLGSGVKGRNVLELARGLLLKFGGLRQVLEADRQAFLGELGLGPVRYSQLQALLEIGRRNLATSIERESVMDSPLAVRRYLKAMLRHEASEVFGCLFLDTKHRPLAFEILFRGTIDRASIYPREVVRRALLHNAAALILCHNHPSGNCEPSQDDVHLTLVLKRSLALIDVRVLDHVIVGDGEPLSMVEHGWLAG
- the rpmB gene encoding 50S ribosomal protein L28 encodes the protein MSRVCQVTGKGPVTGNNISHANNKTRRRFLPNLQHHRFWVESENRFVRLRVSAKGMRIIDKRGIDAVLVDIRKAGAKV
- a CDS encoding aldehyde dehydrogenase, with the translated sequence MTTLTRADWEQRAQQLKIEGRAFINGEYTDAASGDTFDCLSPVDGRFLAKVASCDLADANRAVENARAVFESGAWSRLAPAKRKATLIRFAGLLRQHVEELALLETLDMGKPIGDSSTIDIPGAANAIHWTAEAIDKVYDEVAPTPHDQLGLVTREPVGVVGAIVPWNFPLLMACWKLGPALATGNSIVLKPSEKSPLTAIRIAQLAIEAGIPKGVLNVLPGYGHTVGKALALHMDVDTLVFTGSTKIAKQLMVYAGESNMKRVWLEAGGKSPNIVFADAPDLQAAAEAAASAIAFNQGEVCTAGSRLLVERSIKDTFLPMVVEALKAWKPGNPLDPATTVGALVDTQQMNTVLSYIDAGHQDGAKLLAGGKRTLEETGGTYVEPTIFDGVTNAMRIAKEEIFGPVLSVITFDTAEEAIAIANDTPYGLAAGIWTSDISKAHKTARAVRAGSVWVNQYDGGDMTAPFGGFKQSGNGRDKSLHALEKYTELKATWIKL
- a CDS encoding MFS transporter, with translation MRWGTYFAVLAAVLSVGLALGVSMPLVSLRLEAWGYGGFAIGVMAAMPALGVLVGAAVASRLAGWVGVPAAMRLCLWGGALSIGLVALLPSYPLWLLLRLMIGMSLTVVFILGESWINQLVVEQWRGRLVALYGSSYALSQLAGPMVLGFLGSDDDFGFWAATALLLVAPLILLGRGGAPTTEACSVTFRDLFGFCRRLPVIAWAIALFAAFEAMILTLLPVYCLQQGFTTEVALFMVSTVVVGDAVLQLPIGALADRMSRRSLFGGCALTLLASSLAIPLLLHTPVIWPLWVLFGASAGGLFTLSLVLIGERYRDDELVRANAHVAQLWGIGCLIGPLLAGAGSQWISGHALPLLMAAGAAGLVVLIRRRGALEPVSA
- a CDS encoding ABC transporter substrate-binding protein; the encoded protein is MRAAALSLLFTTLCAAGLAQAAPLSVCTEASPEGFDVVQYNSLTTTNASADVLMNRLVEFDAGLGKVVPSLAESWTVSPDGLIYDFKLRPGVKFHTTPYFKPTRELDADDVLFSFQRMLYPAHAWHKTAPGGYPHAQSLQLGSLIKLIEAPEPHTVRFTLTHPDATFLATLSMGFASIYSAEYADALLKADTPEKLNSQPVGTGPFVFQRFQKDAVVRYRANPDYFAGKPSVDPLVYAITPDANVRLQKIKRGECQVALSPKPLDVAEAGKDGNLKVVTTPAFMTAFVAINSQHPPLDKPEVRQAINLAFDKAAYLKAVFDDTATAANGPYPPNTWSYAKDLPGYTQDPKKAKALLAKVGLANGFDTTIWTRPAGSLLNPNPSLGAQMLQADLAKVGIKAEIRTIEWGELIRRAKAGEHDLLFMGWAGDNGDPDNFLSPQFACAALKSGTNFARFCDNRLDQLINAGRTTNDQSVRSRLYQQAQTLIQQQALWLPLAHPTAAALLRQDVQGYQVSPFGRQDFSKVSVNR
- a CDS encoding cupin domain-containing protein; the protein is MSIASIVDFAQVLTEAERYRPAAEKILKGEPDQAVYNHYSSPCGQFAAGVWEGEVGQWTVNYTEHEYCEIVQGVSVLRDQEGNAKTLRAGDRFVIPAGFKGTWEVLEPCRKIYVMFEQK
- a CDS encoding phospholipase D family protein, which codes for MRLQRALPLLLALLLGLAGCASLDTPREVSQALPAADSAFGRSVLRQAAPYGGRSGFRLLPNSNEAFRARAELIRNAQASIDLQYYIVHDGLSTRALVHELLRAADRGVRVRILLDDTTSDGLDNLIGTLAAHPNIHIRVFNPLHLGRETGATRAMGRLFNLSRQHRRMHNKLFLADNSMAIVGGRNLGDEYFDAEPNLNFTDIDLLGVGPVAEQLGHSFDQYWNSALSRPIGDFLWRQPDADDLHASRQRLETWLAKARIERKALYDRLMDYQYQPRLGLWRNELIWAHSQALWDAPSKVLADDEPDPQLLLSRQLAPDLNSVHRELILVSAYFVPGETGLVYLTGRADAGTSVKLLTNSLEATDVPAVHGGYAPYRRALLEHGVQLYELRRQPGEKRPRHGLGFHGSSDSSLHSKAMVFDRRKTFIGSFNFDPRSVLWNTEVGVLVDSPELAEYTRDLAVQGMAPALSYQPMLVGGKMVWATEDNGQRHMLVTEPGGIWRRLNAWISKAVGLEKML